The nucleotide sequence GCATCCCAATCTTAACCCTTCATGGCGCTGGCGCAAGCTGCCGCCACCTTCACTTGTATGGCGACTACCACCCCGGAACACATTAAGTGTCTGATTATCGGCTCCGGCCCGGCCGGCTACACGGCGGCTATTTACGCGGCCCGCGCCAACCTGAAACCCGTGATGTACCAGGGCCTGCAGCCCGGCGGCCAGCTCACGATTACCAACGACGTCGAGAACTTCCCCGGTTACCCCGACGGCATCATGGGTCCCGAAATGATGGAGGACCTCAAGAAGCAGGCCGCCCGCTTCGGCACCGATATCCGCTACGGCATTGCCACCTCGGTGGACTTCTCGGGCCACCCGCACCGCGTGACAGTGGATGAGAAGGTGGAGCTGACGGCCGATACCATCATTATTGCCACCGGGGCCTCGGCTAAGTGGCTGGGGCTGCCCTCGGAGCAGCGTCTGAACGGCTCGGGTGTATCGGCCTGCGCCGTGTGCGACGGGTTCTTCTACCGCGGCAAGGACGTGGCCATTGTAGGTGCCGGCGACACGGCAGCCGAAGAGGCTACCTATCTGGCCAACCTGTGCAACAAGGTGTACATGATTGTGCGCAAAGGCGAGATGCGCGCCTCGAAAATCATGCAGAAGCGCGTGACCGACAACCCCAAAATTGAGGTGCTCTGGAACACGGTAACCGAT is from Hymenobacter yonginensis and encodes:
- the trxB gene encoding thioredoxin-disulfide reductase — translated: MATTTPEHIKCLIIGSGPAGYTAAIYAARANLKPVMYQGLQPGGQLTITNDVENFPGYPDGIMGPEMMEDLKKQAARFGTDIRYGIATSVDFSGHPHRVTVDEKVELTADTIIIATGASAKWLGLPSEQRLNGSGVSACAVCDGFFYRGKDVAIVGAGDTAAEEATYLANLCNKVYMIVRKGEMRASKIMQKRVTDNPKIEVLWNTVTDEILGEHAVEGARVKNVLDGTTRDLAIEGFFVAIGHDPNSKIFQPYLHHDEQGYLKTIPGTAKTNVDGVFACGDVQDYTYRQAVTAAGSGCMAALDAERYLAALGDH